The following is a genomic window from Chryseobacterium ginsenosidimutans.
TGCTGAAGGGCGCTGATTTTACAACCAAATTCACAGTCGAAGCTGAAGGATTGTTAATATTAATCTTAAATGCTAAAGTTCCTGCATTTTCATTGACTTTAATAAAGTTTCTATCTAAAGAAATAGAAGTTCCTGCAGTTGTAAATGTCGTTGAAGTAGCTGTTGTCAACGCATTATCACTTGTATCTTCAACCATATTTGGTTTTAAGGCTAAATAATATGTCTGATTCGGAACCAGACCTGAAGTCGGGATTACAGTGATTTTATTGTTAACGAAAGTCGTTGTAAAGGGAACTTGAGTGCCTGAAGAATTTCCAAGACGGAAATCTACAAGCGTTTGTGCATTAGAATCGTTGATCGTTGAGTTATCTATTAATCTTACATTTTCATTAAAGAGAAATCGTAGGATTTACAGTTGTTGAGGCATTGTTTGTGCTGTTTACAGGAAGATAAGCTGCTGTTGGCGGGGTAGTGTCAACTCCTCCAACCGCTGTTGCGTCTACGGTAAAATTATCAAAACGGTTGTTTCCGACAGTTCCACCTGTTCCTGCAGAAAACTCAACTTTTAATTTAAAGTTCGGATTATTCGCAACGCCTGAAATTGCTGAAAAATCAAAGGTTATCAATTGCGGATTCGCATCTTGAGGAGAAACAGTTTGATAAGGTACGAAAGTTGTCCCGTCAATAGAATAAGACCAGGATTGAGTTCCTGCTCCTGAACCTGATCTTCTTGTGGTGAATTTTACAACAACATTATTGTATCCGGTTGTGGGTAAATTGAACTGCAAATTACCATTAATGGGTAAATTATATCTCAAATGCGTTCCTGAAGCGTCTCCATTTCTTGCATTCAAATTGTCAATATCGAAGTTTTGCCCGGTACCACCTGCGAAATCGATGTCTGTGGTTCCGCTTGTTATCGCAGTCATAGAACCGCCAACCAGAGTTGAGGTAGGAGCTGTAATTGCAGCTGCAGTAGCATTGTTGTTAAAATTCCAGTAATGGATAAGAGAAGTCTGCCCAAATACCGTCCCCTGAAGGAAAAATGCAGCAATTACAGATCCTTTTAACAAGTAGTTGTTAATCATTTTTTACTTAATTTAAATTTATGCAAAAATGAAGTTTCTACTTTGGAAACATTTTAAGGTAATCTTAAGAAATGTTTAATAAATAGATCATGACCAATCATTTTTTGTTTAAAAATGAAGTAAGAAAATATTAAAAGTAAAAAATGGAAAACGGCAGATCAGTCGATAGTAAACATCATGAAACCTATACCTACTTGGAGACCTGCCCCGAAAATTTCAGGTTTTTGCCTGTGTATTTATTTCCTTCCAAGGGATGTTTCTGCATATAAAAAAATCCCGAAATTGCAGTCAGAACCAATAAAATAAAAGCAACCAGAAAAATTCTTTTTAACATTTCTTTCATATCGTAAGGTTTTTGATGTCTTTGATCTCTAATGTTGAGGTTGGGTATCCTTTTAATACGGCATTAATCATTGCTTTTCCCACTTCTCGTAAAGTTAAGGATTTTGAGGGTAATATAATAGGAAAAATCCAAACGAGAGGTTTAAAAAACCATTTTACATTCTCTTGACCTTCAACGGGTTTCATAAATCCGGGACGGAAATTGTACTCAGCCTTAAAGCCAAGTTTTCGTAAAGCATTTTCGGTTCTGCCTTTTACTCTTGCCCACATGAATTTCCCACTTTCTGTCTTATCGGTATGTAGTCCTGAAACGTAATTGAAAACCATATTGGGATTTTGGTTGAGAACAGCTTTTGCAAAATGTAAAGTGGTATCATAAGTGATTTTGGTGTAATCTTCTTCATTCATTCCTACACTGCTAATTCCGGCACAGAAGAAAACGGCATCATAACCTTTAAAATTTTCGTCATTCAGATCGATTTGTAGAAAATCTGAAACAATATATTCCTTAAGTTTAGCATGTTTTTTACCCGAAGGTTTTCTGCTTACACTTAAAATTTCTGAAATGTTCGGGTTCTCAAGGCATTCCATTAAAACACCTTCACCTACCATTCCTGTTGCTCCTGTGAGAATTATTTTTATTGAGTTCATTTCTTTTCTATTATTATTGTTAATAACGTTCTGTCATTTGCTTTTACTTTAAATGTATAGCAAAAATTATACTGTTTTTTACGAAATTATTGCGAGGAGCGAAGTAATCTCATCGAAATATCTCTGTTTATGACTTTAAAAAATATGAATTTCTAATTGTGATAAGAAAGAAACATTTACACAGGAGATAATGTAAGTAATAAAGAGGATAGAGGAAACAGTTCTTAAAAATAAAAGCCGATCATTTTTTGACCGGCTTTAAAATTTATATGCAGTAAAATTACTTTTTATCCTGCAATTTGCTGTAAATATTATGTATAAGTCCATCAGCAACAGATATTTTCGGAACAAAAATCCTGTTGATTTCCGACCACGTCATTATATTGTTAAAAATCTTTAGGGCGTGAGCTAAAACATCGGCTCTGTCCTCGCGCATATTATGTTTTGTCATTCTTTCTTCAACTGTAAGGTCGTCGAATTCCTTATGAACTTTTTTGAGATGAGATAATGACATCGGTTTGCCGTCCTTAGTTTTGCTCATGGAGAAAACTTTATTGATATTTCCTCCCGAACCGATTGCTACGATTGGTTTTTTGCTGTTAATGTTTATCCTGATCTCTTCTTTCATATCTTTCCAGTTGTCAGGTGTTACCAAATTATTCAGTAAACGAATGGTTCCGATGTTGAAAGATTTTTCGTATTTCATCTTTCCGTTTTCATAGAAAGTAAGCTCTGTGGAACCACCGCCAACGTCGATATATAAATAGGCAAACTCTTTGTCAAGCCCTTCTGCAACGTGGTTTTCAAAAACCAAAGTAGCTTCTTCGTCACCGGTAATAATTTCAATATCGATTCCTGAAGTTTTTTTAACTTCTTCTATAATATTCTGTCCGTTTTCAGCATCACGCATGGCACTTGTCGCACAGGCTCTGTAATGTTCGACCTTATAAATTTTCATTAAATCACTGAAAATTTTCATTGAGTCAATCACCATTTTTTCCCTTTCTTCACCGATTTTTCCAAGGGTGAAAACATCCATCCCTAATCTTAAAGGTATCCTCAAAAGATTAAGTTTAATGAATTCAGGTTGTCTGTTATTTATTTTTACTTCATTTATCAACAGTCTGGCTGCATTACTTCCTATGTCTATGGCTGCGATCTTCATTTTATTTTCGTTTAGCTTTTAGATATCTGTATGTTTCAATTTGAGAACGGCATTCTTCTTTATCATTGTGAATATACTCGTTACTCAATTTTTTGTCTAAAATACGGGCTTTTACGTTATCTCTCAACTGTATGTCAAGAATATCTTTCAATTCTTTCTTTAGACCTTTATCCGTTATTTTTGCAGCAGCTTCAATTCTGTAATCCAGATTTCTGGTCATCCAGTCGGCAGAAGAAATATAAAGATCTTCCGAACCTTTGTTGTAGAAATACATTACTCTGGCATGTTCCAGATATTCGTCCACAATGCTTATTGCTTTTATTTTTTCTTTAAAATCTTTCTGATTAACAGCACAGTAAATACCTCTCACAATCATTCTTACAACAACTCCTGCCTGTGCAGCTTCATACAATTTTTCAATTAAAGCTCTGTCACTTACGGAGTTGGCTTTAATAATCATTTCAGCTTTTCTTCCGGCTCTAGCTTCTTCAATTTCTTTGTCGATATGCTGAACAATTTTTTCACGCATAAACTGAGGGCAAACCAAGAGGTTCTTGCAGGTTTTTAGAATAGGCAGAAAATCATCTTTTGGCTTTTTTAGGACATTGAATACTTTATTAATATCTGCCATCACGCCACGATCTGCAGTCATTATTAAATGATCTCCGTAGATTCTTGCTGTTTTTTCGTTGAAATTTCCTGTACTGATGAAACCGTACTGAAGGGTTTTATTATGCGATCTTTTTTTGATGATACAAAGTTTCGCATGAACTTTTTTGTTTGGAATTCCTACCAGAACGGTTATTCCTTCCGGTTCCAGCATTTCTTTCCATTTTAAGTTGGATTCTTCATCAAATCTTGCCTGAAGTTCCAGCATTACCGTCACTTCTTTACCGTTTCTGGCAGCATAAATTAAAGCATTGATAATCTTTGAACTACTTGCCAGACGATAGGCTGTAATCTGGATTGATTTTACGTCCGGATCCATTGCTGCTTCGCGAAGAAGATCGATCACCGGATTATATTTATGATAAGGAAAAGAGAGAAGAACATCATGTTTTAAAATGACATCTGTTACTCTTTCCGTGTTTTCAAAAGCCGGGTGTGTAAAAGAAGTTCTTTCAACAGGTCTTTCATATTTTTCGAAAACATCGGGAAAATCCATAAAATGTTTAAAATTATGAATCTTTCCGCCCGGGATAATACTGTCTTTTTTGCTTAGATTTAATTTTCGGATAAGCAATTCAAGAAGTGCTTTATCCATATCTTTATCGAAAACAAATCTTGTAGGTTTCCCTTTTCTTCTGTTTTTAAGTCCTTTTTCAATTTTTTCTGCGAAGTTGGTTTTGATGTCGTTATCAAGATCCAATTCGGCATCTTTTGTTATCTTGAAAGCATGGGCAGAAAATTCGTCGTACCCGAAATAAGAAAAAATATGTGGTAAATTAAAAGTAATTACATCTTCCAGAAGCATCACATTCTTTTCTTCAGGGTCTTCTGTTGGAAGGAGAACAAATCTTCCCACAAAACGCGAAGGAATTTCGATAATCGCATAGTTGCTGGAATATTGCCAGTCTTTTTTTCTCATCGCAACCCCAAGATAAAGACTTTTGTCTCTGTAATAAGGCATAGGTGTATTTTCATGAAGCAGAATAGGGATTACATTGGATTCCACTACCTCATCAAAATATTTTCTTACAAAATCTTTCTGCTTTGCAGTAAGGTTTTTTGAATTTCTGATTGATACTTTCTGCTCATTCATT
Proteins encoded in this region:
- a CDS encoding NAD-dependent epimerase/dehydratase family protein gives rise to the protein MNSIKIILTGATGMVGEGVLMECLENPNISEILSVSRKPSGKKHAKLKEYIVSDFLQIDLNDENFKGYDAVFFCAGISSVGMNEEDYTKITYDTTLHFAKAVLNQNPNMVFNYVSGLHTDKTESGKFMWARVKGRTENALRKLGFKAEYNFRPGFMKPVEGQENVKWFFKPLVWIFPIILPSKSLTLREVGKAMINAVLKGYPTSTLEIKDIKNLTI
- a CDS encoding Ppx/GppA phosphatase family protein, producing MKIAAIDIGSNAARLLINEVKINNRQPEFIKLNLLRIPLRLGMDVFTLGKIGEEREKMVIDSMKIFSDLMKIYKVEHYRACATSAMRDAENGQNIIEEVKKTSGIDIEIITGDEEATLVFENHVAEGLDKEFAYLYIDVGGGSTELTFYENGKMKYEKSFNIGTIRLLNNLVTPDNWKDMKEEIRININSKKPIVAIGSGGNINKVFSMSKTKDGKPMSLSHLKKVHKEFDDLTVEERMTKHNMREDRADVLAHALKIFNNIMTWSEINRIFVPKISVADGLIHNIYSKLQDKK
- the ppk1 gene encoding polyphosphate kinase 1 → MSLHFNPRDITWLAFNERVLQEAMDEKVPLHLRIRFLGIFSNNLDEFFRVRVAGLKRAMDFKEKVIAESFYQPPSKILQNINDIVMRQQLNFDKTWKKIQVEMNEQKVSIRNSKNLTAKQKDFVRKYFDEVVESNVIPILLHENTPMPYYRDKSLYLGVAMRKKDWQYSSNYAIIEIPSRFVGRFVLLPTEDPEEKNVMLLEDVITFNLPHIFSYFGYDEFSAHAFKITKDAELDLDNDIKTNFAEKIEKGLKNRRKGKPTRFVFDKDMDKALLELLIRKLNLSKKDSIIPGGKIHNFKHFMDFPDVFEKYERPVERTSFTHPAFENTERVTDVILKHDVLLSFPYHKYNPVIDLLREAAMDPDVKSIQITAYRLASSSKIINALIYAARNGKEVTVMLELQARFDEESNLKWKEMLEPEGITVLVGIPNKKVHAKLCIIKKRSHNKTLQYGFISTGNFNEKTARIYGDHLIMTADRGVMADINKVFNVLKKPKDDFLPILKTCKNLLVCPQFMREKIVQHIDKEIEEARAGRKAEMIIKANSVSDRALIEKLYEAAQAGVVVRMIVRGIYCAVNQKDFKEKIKAISIVDEYLEHARVMYFYNKGSEDLYISSADWMTRNLDYRIEAAAKITDKGLKKELKDILDIQLRDNVKARILDKKLSNEYIHNDKEECRSQIETYRYLKAKRK